In the Camarhynchus parvulus chromosome 25, STF_HiC, whole genome shotgun sequence genome, agtgctggcaacaaggaggacgaggaggaggaggagggtgggagctggcagtgccagctttgCCCTGCGAGCACCCAGCTCTCCACAAgccccagggaagcagagcaggagcaaacGCTGCTCCCCAGCCCGGGAGGTggctggggtggggtgggagcCTGGCATGGATGCTCAGGGTgcccaggaagggctgtgccacagcctcctctgtgccacagcagggccagggccaggctggggtgaTGCCACCCAAAGActgccccagagccagccccgAGCCCAAATCCACACCTCAGCCTTTTCCAAGGGGGTTCCcagatggagcagccacagcatggggacacaggCTTGGGTTTATAgtggttttttctcttctacttctctgtttttaatcaccttttttttatctttttttttgtttaaatacatCCAACTGTGTTAATTTCTTATTTGTGGAAAGGGCTATCTGCACCATAACTATCACCTTTACatacacacacgcacacacgaaaaatgaaacatatattaaaaacactttttaagCAATACTCTGgatacaaatgtatttttttaacctaCATATATTCTAAACCTTCTAAACTTTTAAGGATCActttatcataaaataaaatatccttttttcttATAATAAATTACctaataaaaagtatttttattagcCCAGTTCCTTGCTACATTTACATgtaataaatgcatttattaaaatagaatattaaattataaagaaatgttctaattttaaaatcttaatctttttttccctcctctctctctctttaaaaaacacCAGGAAATGCATCAAAATAAACCCTtcaaacaccaaacaaaacaggTTGGAGTATTTTGATTTCAGAGGTTAACAATATTAACAGTCTGAGCCTTTGTATGTAtgaagattattattttttttaagaaagaaagaaaagagaaaaaaataatagatatccctccagctgaaaaatacttttgcaaATGGGAGCTAGGACAAGATATTTTTATAGTATCTCCTCATTAACTATAAATCcaattttggttctttttttctttcttttgttagGCATTATAGTACACACTATTCTCTATATAATTTATGTTGATGAGGATGACATCACAGCATGATATTACTTTATCCCTCCGTTTCCCTTTGTTATGTTTTGTCACCCGCTCCCCTGCACCGTCCCTTGCCCAGCAGGCGCTGTCCCCCCATGGCAGCTCTCAAACACCGCCCCAAAACAGAGTTTGGGGACATGGCAGGACCctgacacaggagctgggagctcccacagccctgtcacAGCTCACTTCCACCCAGGAGATCACATCCACAAGGAAAAGTCACAGGATGAgtcccaaacccagcacagccccaagcCCCCTCTCCTTGTCTGCAGTTGGTGCTGAAGTCGGTGGCAATTTGGCAAAGCACGAGTGGAAATCCCAGTGCTGAACTGGGTGGGCaccccactgcagcccctctgtCCTCCCATGGGCTGAGCCTGCCTGGACCTGGACATGTCCTGAACACACCTGGACACGTCCTGAACACACCTGGACACGTCCTGAACAAAGCTGGACATGTTCTGAGCAAAGCTGGACATGTTCTGAAGAAACCTGGGCACATCCTGCCCACACCCGGACATGTCCTGCCCACACCTGGACACATCCTGAACAAACCTGGACATGTCCTGAACAAAGCTGGATACGTTCTGAACAAACCTGGACATGTCCTGCCTGGACCTGGACACGTCCTGAACAAACCTGGACGTGTCCTGAACAAAGCTGGACACATCTTGAACAAACCTGGACACATCCCGAACAAAGCTGGACACATCCTGCCTGGACCTGGACACCTCCTGCTCACACCTGGACGTGTCCTGCTCGGACCTGGCCAcgtcctgccagcagctcagcgCCTTCCAGCgcagctctgccctctctgctcccagccctggggtttGGGCACCTGCCCTCGTGTCACTGCCTCTCAGAGATCACCACCACCACATAcacagcacagcatggcacGGGTCACCTCAgtccccaccccagctccagcaaaTGCAAACCCCGGGGAtctccccattccccagccGGGTCAAGGGGAAACCAGCAGCACCCGCTGGCACCAGCCCCCCTCAGGGGTGTCTGTGCCCTGTCATCACTGCCAGGAACCCACCCTGCTTTGCTGGGATGTGATTTTGCAGGATGGAGGTCTCAGGGACCAGGCTTCCCACAAGGGTCTTGCTGCTCCTACTCCAGAGGGAGGAAGACCCAGTTTGGTGTATGGGGTCCCAgttccacctgcctccctccagccccccaTGGCTTCAGCACCCCAAAGGGGGGGGATCCCAAAAGCCTGGGAGGGACCGTGGGGCAGCTGAAGCCAGCGAGGTTCAGGCCAGTTGGTTCACACTGCAAGAAGGGGTCACCAAGGGCATCCTTgtggtgggagggaaggggagaagtGCAAGGACCCGGCTCGGTGGGCGCTGCAGAAAAGGGAtgggtgcaggaggagggggctgTATTTAGTTATCATTATTGCTGGTGAATTAGACCAACAAGCCATTTTTAGTCACCTATCAAGGAAGATACAAGTCAGAGCAAATAGTTAAGGTCATGggcatttttcttgttttttgtttttattatttttttttttaaagatttttttatatatatacatatatttaaaaagaggaaaaaaaaattacggAAATTTGTTGTTTAAGCCCCGCAACCGGGCTCCCCATGGATGCCAACAGGCAGGGCCCGGGCTGCCCCTCTCTGGGTGCCCCACGGGGCCAGGGAGAGGCCCGAGCCCCCCGagttccctgcagcccccactcGAGGCAGAGGTAGCTCTCGGTGCATTTACAGcgcctgtttttttctttcttccaaagTTGCTACATCAAAATATGGAGTCGGTGGGGGGTACAGCGGGAAGCAGGGGATcgggaaaaaaatcaaaataaaacagggGCCGAAATACTTCTATTCATTTCAAACTAGAACTGCTAcatcaagcttttttttttaatatatatgtatatgtatatatatatgtgtatatatatatatatatataaaggtTATTGGAACTGAAGATTTTATTAAAGGCCAACTTGGAGACTTGAGTAGGAACCTCATCTGCAGAGAGGGGCAGCccccccaggacagccccacTCCGGTTCCCAACAGCAAGCATTGGACGTTTGTTTGGGTCatgattctatttttttttcccttatttttttttttttttaaattttttaaagaaaggggttttgtctttttctctaacatttttttcagcatgCAGGAGGCTTTTACATCGTTTTCGCTTGTTAAGGTGAGGGAGGAGGtacaaggagcagagctgagccccctgtaccttccccattccccaccccCTACAGTCAGTGCTAGAACAGGTCCCCCCACCCCAGGTCCCCAACACAGGGGtctccttcccccctccccactcccacCCACCTCTTCACAACCTGGCATCAAATAAAGACATTGATCAAGAACTTGCTCACATTACCACGAACAGACTCCACTCAGCCAAGAACGACTACTCACTCACTAACACAGCGGCTGAgcctccagctcagcccctccagCACCAACACCAACGTTTCTGAACGCCCCTCTGAAGGGTGGCTGatccccctgcccaccccccgACCCCCACCCCCCGCCCCCCAGCTCGTGCTTCAACCACTCTCTCTACACCAGCGGGAGAATTCTGCGCCATGAACGGATAAAATacagccctggggtggggaAGGCAGGACGGAAtggaggaggtggcactggggaggggaggggttCCCAGAGAACAGCAAtgtccccctctccctgcccttcccttcccttaaGTGGGACCAAACTGAGGCCAGATTTTGAATGAGAATGGGGCAGTTTTAGGAAGGATGTGGCCAGCGCTGGCCGGGGCTCCTTTGCTGCGGCCACGCTGCCATGGGGAAGGatggctgtgccccaggacaGTTTGGGAcatgggggctctgggggttcATCCAGAGCACCCCAGCTCCCCATCACCCCACAGGCCCCACACCAGAGGGTGCAAAACATGGCACCTTCCCCCAGGAAGTGCTCGcatcccatcccactcctgGTGtgaagggctgggctgcagggctgggacaacAGCCTGGCCAGGGATTTCCTAAagctctggggaggagggagtACCAATCCTGCCTGATGGTGTTAGCACAGCATTGTTACTTTTGTCTTTACTGTTTCCAAAACATCAGCATCTACTACAGCCTGGGAACATTGTCCACCCCTCCAATCCGCCCCTACGGAATATATTACTGTCGATGCAAAACAATGGAGGCATCCCATCATCCCACCATCATTTCCAACCCTCCAACTGGTATCTGAAGATCAAAAGTGGATTTTTATCagcacagagcaccagcagcacctgccccagcacagtGAGCTCAGCCCTTCAGTGACTGTGCCCTGAGCCcgctgtgccagggcacaggcagcaaaCCAAGCAGAAGGGAGGATGTTCCCAGGAACATTACCACGATGAAAAGAAAGTCTCCTGTAActgaagggaataaaaaaaaatctcaggtgattttttttttgcttgtttgtttgggttttttttttgatgttagAACTGTCTGTGCCAAGTTGTGAAACTTGTTGGTTCAGTTCTAAATCAGGGTCCAGGATCTGTGAGCAGAAGTTGAAGGGTAGGAAATGGGGAAGTGGTGGTAGTGggagaaaaattatatatatgggtttatatacacacatatatatatatataggtgcTTGATTAATTAAGtgcctatatatatatatacacacatatatttatagCTGGGTGTACTAGTACTCAATAGGTCAATCCAACACATTTTTAACATCACAGCATTTTGGCATCCACAGACCAGCTGAACAAACCTGATGGAGTGAAGGTGCTGGCCTGCACCTTGCATGCGTTGGCACGGGAGCCAGATCTGAAGCCCATCCTCTCCCACTTCCCAATGGTTTTAAAGTATCTCATTTAACAAAACCAGGAGTCTTGAAATGATTAAAGGATGTTCAacaaggcaattttttttctgttttgtttcgttctgaaaaaaatataatatataaaagtGGCCAACCTCAGGAAGATCCAGGAAAAGGACAGCTGAAGAGGTTTTGGTCcataaagaaatactttttcttcttttttgtttttttttcccctacttgGTTTGGGTAACAAAAGTTTTGGTCCAGTTTAAAAACGACGACAACAAAATTATCTATATAAACtcgggggtttttttttgctctctgtTGGGATGCATGTTGGTTTCATATGGGCTCATTTGCCTGTATTGCATGATCGTCTCTCTTAGGTTTTGGTGCAATAGGtatgttttttaagaaaagaaaagcacaatgttctgtgtgtgtgtgtgtgtgtggtgtgtgtagCTGCAGCTGGCATCACTTGGAGGAAAGAATGAAGAGTGACCTACAGAAACGTGGAAGTCGATGCACTCCCCCCATGGACGGGAACTCGGGAATGCTTTGGAAATACCCTGTTAGTGACTCCTGATTGGACTGATGAACAAATCCCTGCTTggataaggaaaaaagaacaaagttcCAGACTCCACGGTGGCTcagaataacaaaataaatgctCGTCGCCTGGTGTGATCCCAGTAGGTTCTTCCAAACCTTCTTCAGTTTCACTGGCGTCgtttttatttcttcaccttctttttttgattttcttttttttgtgttttttgtttgggttttttttagaaaaaaaggaaaacaataaaagttctttagctgtgattttttttttgtttaaatcttTGAGGTAATACAGTTGTGCCCTCGTTCTAACAGGTTCCCAGAGGTTGATGGTTTCTTTCTTGTTCTTCCAAATCCCTGTCATCcgttttcctttctttctgttgtttctttctGAGCTCCCAGTTGGGCCGACAACCCTGGGGGGAGGAGAGTGGGGACTTCAAGCCAAGACAAAGGTTGAAGGTGGCTGGAGAAAGGCTGGCAGGgccctccctgcatccctgctccctccccgcTCGATCCAGGTGGCCTGGCTTGGTCATCGCCAAGAAGTCCCAATctcaccaccaaaaaaaactgAACTAAACTGCTTTGCTTGCGAGATCCGAGTGTGCGTTCTGAGTACTTGGTTTACAAAAGACATTGCAGGCTGGAGCATTGTTCGCCCTTCAAAATTTCTGGCTTTGctattcattttaattttattattcacttattatttttttaaaaaataacatacattgcttgtaaaataatttcttttcatttcttctttttcttcttcttcttcttctttaaattaatttattctttcattctttttttttgttcttcagatgtcattattattattattattattattatcattactattattatcatcatcattttTCTCTCACGGACCCCCCACGCTCTCCCTTCctacccccccccccccaacgCCCTGCTCTGTCTCTTTAGGAAAATATTCTAATGGCCTGAGTGGCTGCTGCGTGGCAGACGGGGCACTCGGGATCAGTCCTCTCGCAGATCCTCACGGCACACTCCATGCAGAAGAGGTTGTGGCCGCAGGGCACCAGCGCGGCCGTCACCTCGCTCTCGAAGCACACCATGCACTCGCGGCTGCTGCCCACCGACGTCCGGGCAGCGGCGGGCGTGCCCAGCTTGGAGAAGCCCTGCAGCGGCTCCCCCTGCGACCGCCGCGGCAGCCCGGACAGGCCGGGCTcggggatggaggaggagggcgAGCGGTGCGAGTTGGGATGGATGGCGCCCGTGCTGCTGGAGCGCTGCTGCTTCGAGAAGAGCACCGAGACGGGGTTGGTGTTCTCCTGCCCGGCCCACATCGGGGCCCCTGACTCCGGCACCCCGTAGTACAAATCCTGCTTGTTCACACCGTAGTTGGGGAAGAGGTAACCGTAATTGAAGTCGTTTTGGTCGTTCAGCCGGGGGGTCTCATAGACGGGGTCAACGGAGCAGTCGCCgatgcagcccaggctgttcTGGCGGAAGGTGGAGAGGGGCTTGCAGCCCGGCGCCGGCGTGTGCACCCGCCAGGCCTCCGAGTAGCGGTTCTCCATGCCGGAGTcggggctgctggagaggaagTCGTTCTCGTTGTTGTACTCCAGAATCTTGCCCGTCCTCACCGCGATGTGCGTCTCGATCTCCTCGCGGGCGCGCTCCACGTTGCCCGGCGCGCCGGTGATCTCGAAGACGGGGTCCCGGTCCCGGCTGGGCGTGATGATGTAGGTGTTGGTCTGCTGCTGGATCCTCTTGATGGTGGCTCCCTTGGGGCCCACCACCAGCCCCACCACGCGGTAGGGCACGCGCACGCGGATGGTGACCTGCCCCGGCAGCGTGGGCGCGCTGCCGAAGGTGGTGCCCGCCTTGTTGCGGGAGGCCCTGATCATGGAGAAGTGCTCGGCCGCCGAGATGATCTCCCGCCGGGCCATGGCCACGTCCTCCCGCCGCCCCGTCACCATGAAGACCGGCTCCTCCCCCCTCACCGGGGTCTTGATGTAGGTGTTGGTCTTTGCCCGCAGGGCTTTGATCTTGCAGCCttgggaagagagagaagaaggcACAGCAGTTAACGAGGCTGCCCCgctcaccctgctctgcaggacaccGGGCCACAACCCCCTGTGCCACCTGGCAGCCACTGTGCAGGACATGGAACAAGGGAAAGGCGCTATCCCCTTAACCCTGAGGGGAAATGCCAGAGGGAGGCCCAACCTCACCATTCCCAGAGCCTCCCTCCCTCAGGAGTGCCATGCTCCCTCATCCCCCAAAACGGGGATCACCATtttgtgtgctgcagcccaCCACACCATCCCCCCTGACTGCCTTCCCTCAGCAGCCATCCCCAAGATCTCCCCTCCACCCACCCCAACACCACAGAGCAATGGGGGATCCACCCCAGGTGTCAGTGGTCTCTGTGACAAGGCCTGTCCCTAGAGCCCCAGGGTGTCCCCCAGAGACAATGGTCATCCttgggctctggggacagggctgatGCATGGGGCAGCCTGGAGGTCGCAGGAGAACAGAGGGATGCTGGTCTCACAGCCTGGATTGCCAATGTGGAGCCCTtggccaccctgtgccacctcccaaGGGGAGTCGCCTGCCTTGACTCCAGAGGATTTTGGTACTActgaggaggttttggggtgaatacCATGAACTTCAGGGGGGCAACTTTGGAGGGGAGTTGCAGAGATGCAGCAGTTTGGGCTTCCCCACTGCAGATACGGCAGGACTGCAAATGCCAGCTGAGCTAGATGGCCAGGGGTAGCAGGAGGTCAGGATCTACTTTGGGGCTGAAACAGCAAGAaatggggcagggctgccctcctgtgagccccagagcaggctgtgcagactcctgctccaggtgctcaGACCCTCTCCTGAGATCACTGGCCAAGTGGTGCTTTTGTGTACCAGTATCCAGATCCCAGAGCACACTGAGCCCATTCCCCCACTCCTAGAACCCACCAAGCCAATTCCCCAGCTCCTAACAGCCCAGAAAACAGTCTTCTGCTTTCCCAAAAAGGGCAAAAGACTTTCCAGTGTGTTTTGGCTTCCAAATGATCTTTTGGAGGCTCTTGATCCATCTGGTTGGCTTCAGGTTCCCAGATGACACCAGGATGCCATCAAGCAACTAAGAGTTTTTCCAGATGTGGCACAGTTCTCTAAACTACTCCTGGAGCCCTCcttgctgctgtcctgccccccagacccctctcTGGAAAAGCCTCACCCAAGGCATTTCTGGCACCAagctccagggcaggctgggggttCCTCTGCAGCGGGTGTGCTCTGAGCTCAGATCTCAAAGGAAAGTTAAAACCTGTGATTCTCCAGTGCAGATGAAGTGAGGTGAGCACTTTGCTGCGGTTTCGTGAGGATTTGGGTGTCTGGCAGAACCAGaggatggggacacagcactgggatcTCTGAGATCCCCCAGCACCTCCTACCCCACCTTCCCTccccagaaaagaaagaaaagatttcctCCTAGGAAATTTTCTTCTGACTACCAGACACCAGCAGTTTTTCCTCCACTGACATCACATTTCAACACAAAATGACCTGCAAACGATGCCTCTGCAACCACCAAATGCAGATTCCTCacctcctgggctgggattttattatttctacagATCCTGATAAATGACAGCACCTCTCAGactgggagctcagggctgccaCTCATGCACAGCCCCTCTGGTGAGACACAGGCTGGTGACATCGGGGTGCCCCCTGGAATGCCAGCACCCCGCATCGCTGGCAGGAACTGAACCCACACCTGtggcactggaacagcctggTGCCACGGGAGCTGGTGGGAATGGTTCCCTGGGCTCACAGGCACCGCGGCAGCCGCTGCATCCAGCAGTGCCCGGCGGGGAGCGCGCTCAGCCCGGCCAGCTGTGCTCgcagtgctggcactgcacGGGCACCGGGCATGGCACAGGagaggcacagcactgcaggggcaCGGGGCAcggcacagacacagcaccacGTGGGCACCGGGCATGGCACAGGagaggcacagcactgcaggggcaTGGC is a window encoding:
- the MEX3A gene encoding RNA-binding protein MEX3A; its protein translation is MPSLVVPGIMERNGGFGDLGCFGGSGKDRALLEDDRALQLALDQLCLLGLGEPSSSSSSSAVVLVEDSNNNNNNPPPPPPQQPPPPPPPPQQPPPPPPPPPPAAPKGSAAPSAGAAEPKLCALYKEAELRLKSSSNTTECVPVPSSEHVAEIVGRQGCKIKALRAKTNTYIKTPVRGEEPVFMVTGRREDVAMARREIISAAEHFSMIRASRNKAGTTFGSAPTLPGQVTIRVRVPYRVVGLVVGPKGATIKRIQQQTNTYIITPSRDRDPVFEITGAPGNVERAREEIETHIAVRTGKILEYNNENDFLSSSPDSGMENRYSEAWRVHTPAPGCKPLSTFRQNSLGCIGDCSVDPVYETPRLNDQNDFNYGYLFPNYGVNKQDLYYGVPESGAPMWAGQENTNPVSVLFSKQQRSSSTGAIHPNSHRSPSSSIPEPGLSGLPRRSQGEPLQGFSKLGTPAAARTSVGSSRECMVCFESEVTAALVPCGHNLFCMECAVRICERTDPECPVCHAAATQAIRIFS